From one Peredibacter starrii genomic stretch:
- the metG gene encoding methionine--tRNA ligase — translation MKYLITSALPYANGPLHFGHMAGVYLPADIFTRHKKLKGVEAIHISGSDEHGVAIMQNAQKAGISYQEYVNDWHKTHKDLFDKYEIQFDFFGQTSAPYHKEETLTWFNDLLSKGLIEKKAEQQLQCQSCKNMLPDRFVEGECYVCHYPEARGDECPSCGTWIDPLKLLKPVCKFCGSNDVKAVDSFQWYLMLSKVYPEWQKWFEGRKPEWRKNVVPFVESLTKENLVDRAITRDLDWGIDVPLPEAKGKKIYVWFDAPIGYVSNTKEYLKQSGSKDDHIKDWWGSKDVKIVNFIGKDNIIFHSIIFPVMCLGTGFVNPVTDLPANQYVNLEGKQFSKSKGWYVDAVEAINQFGSDAMRFYLTSLIPETSDSSFTWKSMELKINSELANNIGNFINRAMKFSASKFPEGVEAQKFEAFFKDHVQDVNTFIKEYHELLDSYQIKKGQEHIMGLGSKVNQFITERAPWTEFKTDPEKAKETIAISTAYVLVIGTFFAPYLPQLSKSILSYFGLNAESELVKKIYQGDLNAMKDFFAKDFKLQVEPQGLVPKIDPKVIEELDLKLKEKASV, via the coding sequence ATGAAGTATTTGATTACATCCGCTCTTCCTTACGCCAACGGACCACTCCATTTTGGCCACATGGCCGGGGTTTATCTCCCCGCTGATATTTTCACTCGTCATAAAAAACTAAAAGGCGTTGAGGCAATCCATATTTCTGGTTCAGATGAGCACGGGGTTGCGATCATGCAAAATGCCCAAAAAGCGGGCATCAGTTACCAGGAATACGTGAACGACTGGCATAAAACGCATAAAGATCTTTTTGATAAATACGAAATTCAGTTCGATTTTTTTGGCCAGACTTCGGCCCCATATCACAAGGAAGAAACTCTTACCTGGTTCAATGATCTTTTAAGCAAAGGTCTGATTGAGAAGAAGGCCGAGCAGCAACTTCAGTGTCAGTCATGTAAGAACATGCTTCCGGATCGTTTTGTGGAGGGTGAGTGTTATGTCTGTCACTATCCAGAGGCCCGCGGTGACGAATGTCCAAGCTGCGGAACATGGATTGATCCATTAAAACTTTTAAAACCAGTTTGTAAATTCTGTGGTTCAAATGATGTGAAGGCCGTGGATTCTTTCCAGTGGTACCTCATGCTTTCGAAAGTATACCCAGAGTGGCAGAAATGGTTTGAAGGCAGAAAACCAGAGTGGAGAAAGAACGTTGTTCCTTTCGTTGAATCTCTGACAAAAGAAAATCTTGTAGACCGTGCAATCACCCGTGACCTAGATTGGGGTATTGATGTTCCTCTTCCTGAAGCAAAGGGAAAGAAGATCTACGTATGGTTTGATGCTCCGATTGGATACGTTTCGAATACAAAAGAATATTTGAAACAATCAGGATCAAAAGATGACCACATCAAAGACTGGTGGGGCTCTAAAGACGTGAAGATCGTGAACTTCATTGGAAAAGATAATATTATTTTCCACTCAATCATTTTCCCGGTGATGTGTCTTGGAACTGGATTTGTGAATCCGGTAACAGATCTTCCGGCAAACCAATACGTGAACCTTGAAGGGAAGCAGTTCTCAAAATCTAAGGGTTGGTATGTAGACGCAGTAGAAGCGATTAACCAATTTGGTTCGGATGCGATGAGATTCTACTTAACATCACTGATTCCAGAAACGTCTGATTCAAGTTTCACTTGGAAGTCGATGGAGCTTAAGATCAACTCTGAGCTTGCCAACAATATTGGTAACTTCATTAATCGTGCCATGAAATTTTCTGCTTCGAAGTTCCCAGAAGGCGTGGAAGCACAAAAATTCGAGGCCTTCTTTAAAGACCATGTTCAGGATGTTAATACTTTCATAAAGGAATATCATGAGCTGCTTGATTCATACCAAATCAAGAAGGGCCAGGAACACATCATGGGCCTTGGTTCAAAGGTAAACCAATTTATTACTGAAAGAGCTCCATGGACTGAATTTAAGACAGATCCAGAAAAAGCGAAAGAAACCATCGCCATCTCGACTGCCTATGTTCTTGTAATTGGTACTTTTTTTGCTCCGTATCTGCCGCAACTTTCGAAGTCGATTTTATCGTACTTCGGATTGAACGCTGAGAGTGAGTTAGTGAAGAAGATTTATCAAGGTGACCTAAATGCCATGAAAGATTTCTTTGCGAAAGACTTTAAACTCCAAGTTGAGCCTCAAGGACTTGTTCCTAAGATTGACCCAAAAGTAATTGAAGAGCTTGATCTCAAATTAAAAGAGAAGGCCTCAGTTTAA
- a CDS encoding SDR family oxidoreductase, whose protein sequence is MKTYRLDDSTIVITGASSGIGRATALAFAQLGANLILASRNETLLQELASECESLGGNAVAITTDVSERSSVKNLFEKALTFYGEIDVWINNAGVGAIGEFDHTPLEAQEQVIRTNLLGPLYGSYFVVPYFKKRGRGIIINTNSTGAYVGAPFSVSYSASKFGLRGLSEALRYELKDHKNIHVCDVYASFVDSPGVKHAANYLGKEAKPAPPLVDPDTVAKAMVRLVQRPRDSIHLGSSDFIGRISHLLMPGLTGKIMNKLEREYFSRAEKAPVTEGNLFEPDFEETSSHGGFS, encoded by the coding sequence GTGAAGACCTATCGATTAGATGATTCAACTATTGTCATTACTGGCGCGTCCAGTGGCATTGGTAGAGCAACAGCACTTGCCTTCGCGCAATTAGGCGCCAATCTTATTCTCGCTTCTCGAAACGAAACTTTACTCCAGGAACTTGCCAGTGAATGCGAATCCTTGGGCGGAAATGCAGTCGCCATTACAACTGATGTGAGTGAAAGATCCTCCGTGAAAAATCTTTTTGAAAAGGCCCTCACTTTTTATGGCGAAATTGATGTGTGGATCAACAATGCCGGAGTTGGGGCCATTGGTGAATTTGATCACACGCCCCTTGAGGCCCAGGAACAAGTCATTCGCACAAATCTTTTAGGACCACTCTATGGCTCTTATTTTGTGGTTCCCTACTTTAAGAAACGCGGCAGAGGCATCATCATCAACACAAATTCAACTGGTGCTTACGTTGGTGCGCCTTTTAGTGTCTCCTATAGTGCTAGTAAATTCGGTTTAAGAGGTCTTTCCGAGGCCCTTCGCTATGAACTTAAAGATCATAAAAATATTCACGTATGTGACGTGTATGCATCTTTCGTAGACTCTCCGGGAGTAAAACACGCGGCCAATTATCTCGGAAAGGAGGCCAAACCTGCTCCACCTCTTGTTGATCCGGACACTGTGGCAAAGGCCATGGTGAGATTAGTTCAACGTCCGCGAGATTCTATTCATCTTGGAAGTTCAGATTTCATTGGAAGAATTAGCCATCTACTCATGCCAGGACTCACTGGCAAAATAATGAATAAACTTGAAAGGGAGTATTTTTCGAGAGCAGAAAAAGCTCCCGTGACCGAAGGAAATCTGTTTGAACCAGATTTTGAGGAAACTTCAAGTCACGGAGGCTTCTCTTAA